One bacterium genomic region harbors:
- a CDS encoding efflux RND transporter permease subunit has protein sequence MNLIRLSVKKPVAVAMFSLIILLTGLFSMLKLPLELTPDVDFPRLSITTYWPDSSPEMIEAFVTSPLEGAINTVSHIHKIKSTSEQGQSLIEVEFVRGTDMNFAAMNLNEKISLVREDLPYGAYEPQISKYVPKAFQTNRFFSLRLTGNYSLQELRRIGLERISPALMGIEGVTHVDVIGGQDRVIEVIADQKAIKLYNITLEQIRSKLLQMGYRQSVGVIYKGSTRIDLMVDTPIDRISQIEDAVLLKRGAALIRIRDVALVRDTYGRPRNISRINGFPAIVVNVEREAGSNIVEVINRIEQKLKDLEKKLPQGLTMIVDNDQSLPIRNNLRSLGERALFSIFVIFIVLYIFIRSFKVPLIIISTIFFSTLLTITLFFIFHISLNLLTLAGLALGFGMLVDNAIVVVENVFRHQRLGQNIREASARGTEEVMMPIIASTLTTVAAFIPFLYLTGELRIYYLPFTMAVGFSLLSSLAVAFLVTPSLIARFPTFPEMQDKEHHDKTFLSMYQQFLSVIIRHRIITLTAAAVLLASGIYVFDKYVIKGKIFEWRNQSTLSVYVSMPKGAQLKRADTLIKVFEDVALKAPYAGKISTTVSPEYAYMRITFPKSVRNSTYPYLLKEQLISKASLVAGAGVSISGFGEGYYNGSGMSYSSNYRIKILGYNYNKLDMIAKDIGSRLKHYVRVKNINTNLSREYYLGSGTEMILKVKRERLDRFNITMDFFLYHLQAYLRESLAWQRIRFNGTEVDYLLKFEGFNSFSIRELMKSTITSPKGEQVRINQVAELENRKIMPEIVRENQQYMRLVGFEYRGPYKMGDKLLETIIKTTQVPPGFKLERDSYWFFTKEEQKQISLVLIVSLFLVFLVTAGLFESILHPFLILLTVPLSLVGVFFIFYLANSPFDRSAYIGVVLLGGIVVNDSILLVDHINFLRRRGENLFNAVILGARDRVRPILMTTFTTIGGLLPLVFMVKDKSDIWYSLALATIGGLLSSTLMVLTVIPALYVIFERVKLRYRKFLNSI, from the coding sequence ATGAACCTGATACGGCTGTCAGTAAAAAAACCTGTTGCAGTTGCCATGTTCAGTCTTATTATTCTGCTGACAGGCCTCTTTTCCATGTTAAAGCTTCCTCTGGAACTCACCCCTGATGTTGATTTTCCGAGGCTGAGCATAACTACATACTGGCCTGATTCATCACCGGAAATGATTGAAGCATTTGTAACATCGCCTCTTGAAGGAGCAATTAACACAGTCAGCCATATCCATAAAATCAAGTCCACATCAGAACAGGGCCAGTCTTTAATTGAGGTTGAATTTGTCCGCGGTACGGATATGAACTTTGCTGCAATGAATCTGAATGAAAAGATATCGCTTGTTCGCGAAGACCTGCCATACGGGGCATATGAGCCTCAAATAAGCAAATATGTACCAAAGGCATTTCAGACAAACCGTTTTTTTTCTTTAAGGCTTACTGGAAACTACTCCCTGCAGGAACTCAGGCGTATAGGGCTTGAGAGAATATCACCTGCCCTTATGGGCATAGAAGGAGTAACGCATGTTGATGTAATCGGAGGCCAGGATCGGGTAATTGAAGTCATTGCTGATCAGAAAGCAATCAAACTTTACAACATCACCCTCGAACAGATTCGAAGCAAGCTTTTACAGATGGGATACAGGCAGAGTGTAGGTGTGATTTATAAAGGCAGCACGCGCATTGACCTTATGGTTGATACACCTATTGACAGAATTTCACAGATAGAGGACGCTGTTCTCTTAAAGCGGGGTGCAGCATTAATCAGGATTAGGGATGTAGCTTTAGTACGTGATACATACGGCAGGCCGCGGAATATATCAAGAATAAACGGATTCCCTGCAATTGTAGTGAATGTGGAAAGGGAAGCAGGCAGCAATATTGTTGAAGTTATTAACAGAATTGAACAAAAACTGAAAGACCTTGAAAAAAAGCTGCCTCAGGGGCTTACAATGATTGTTGATAATGATCAGAGTCTTCCCATTCGTAATAACCTGCGCAGCCTTGGAGAGAGAGCGCTATTTTCAATATTTGTTATTTTTATTGTTCTCTACATTTTTATCCGATCATTCAAGGTGCCGCTGATTATTATCTCAACAATATTTTTCTCTACACTTCTCACAATAACACTGTTCTTTATATTTCACATAAGCCTGAATCTTCTGACTCTTGCAGGCCTTGCCCTTGGGTTCGGTATGCTTGTAGATAATGCCATTGTAGTTGTTGAAAATGTGTTCCGGCATCAGAGGCTTGGCCAAAATATTCGGGAAGCATCTGCAAGAGGAACAGAAGAAGTTATGATGCCTATAATTGCATCTACCCTGACAACAGTTGCTGCTTTTATACCATTTCTCTATCTGACAGGCGAGCTGCGCATCTACTACCTGCCGTTTACAATGGCTGTAGGGTTCTCGTTATTATCTTCCCTTGCAGTCGCTTTTCTTGTAACTCCGTCATTAATTGCCAGGTTTCCGACGTTTCCTGAAATGCAAGACAAAGAGCATCACGACAAAACTTTTCTATCAATGTATCAGCAATTCCTTTCCGTAATCATACGGCATAGAATTATTACATTAACGGCTGCTGCTGTTCTGCTTGCATCAGGTATTTATGTATTTGATAAATATGTAATCAAAGGCAAGATATTTGAATGGAGGAATCAAAGCACACTTTCTGTTTATGTAAGTATGCCAAAGGGAGCACAGCTTAAGCGAGCAGACACTCTTATAAAAGTATTTGAGGATGTTGCGTTAAAAGCTCCATATGCCGGAAAAATTTCCACAACGGTTTCTCCGGAATATGCTTACATGAGAATTACATTTCCAAAATCTGTCAGAAATTCAACTTATCCATATCTGCTCAAAGAGCAGCTTATAAGCAAAGCTTCTCTTGTGGCAGGTGCAGGAGTGAGTATTTCCGGATTTGGCGAGGGATATTACAACGGAAGCGGAATGTCCTATTCAAGCAATTACCGGATTAAGATTTTGGGATATAATTACAATAAACTTGATATGATTGCAAAGGATATCGGCAGCAGGTTAAAGCATTATGTACGGGTTAAAAATATTAATACAAATCTGTCAAGAGAATACTATCTCGGGTCAGGCACAGAAATGATTTTAAAGGTAAAAAGAGAACGCCTTGACAGATTTAATATAACAATGGACTTTTTTTTGTATCATCTTCAGGCATATCTTAGAGAGAGCCTTGCATGGCAGCGAATAAGATTCAATGGAACTGAAGTTGATTATCTGCTGAAGTTTGAGGGGTTTAATTCATTTTCCATCAGAGAGCTGATGAAGAGTACTATTACATCACCGAAAGGTGAACAGGTTAGAATCAATCAGGTTGCGGAACTCGAAAATCGTAAAATTATGCCTGAAATTGTAAGAGAAAACCAGCAGTACATGCGTCTCGTAGGATTTGAATACAGGGGGCCGTACAAGATGGGAGATAAACTCCTTGAAACAATAATCAAAACAACTCAGGTACCGCCGGGCTTTAAACTTGAGAGAGATTCATACTGGTTTTTCACTAAGGAAGAACAGAAGCAAATCTCCCTTGTTCTGATCGTCTCCCTGTTTCTTGTATTCCTTGTCACAGCCGGACTGTTTGAATCTATTCTGCACCCATTTTTAATTCTTCTTACTGTGCCTTTGTCTCTTGTGGGAGTATTCTTTATATTCTATTTGGCTAACTCCCCATTTGACCGCTCTGCATATATAGGAGTAGTGCTTTTGGGAGGAATAGTTGTGAATGATTCCATACTTCTTGTTGATCATATAAATTTTCTCAGACGAAGGGGCGAAAATCTGTTTAATGCTGTGATTCTCGGAGCGAGGGACAGAGTAAGGCCAATTCTTATGACAACTTTTACTACAATAGGCGGGCTTCTTCCTCTGGTCTTTATGGTTAAGGATAAAAGCGATATATGGTACTCTCTTGCACTTGCTACAATCGGAGGGCTTTTATCTTCCACATTGATGGTGCTTACAGTTATTCCTGCGCTTTATGTTATTTTTGAGAGAGTAAAATTAAGATATCGGAAATTCTTAAACAGTATCTGA
- a CDS encoding heavy metal translocating P-type ATPase has translation MDDTGKEEEFSGKWFLYPPLRNALASGAVTTITFILARAGIVPYNISIYIFAFAMIIGGYHWIREGIEELFRDGEISINILMIAATAGSIILRMWDEAAFLVFLYGAAEGLEEFTYAKTRSSIRKLLDLAPRKARIKKDGQETMIPAQEIKEGDIFYVKPGESLPTDGIILSGSTSINEAAVTGESIPVEKEKGMEVFAASINMQGAIKVRATASFQNNMLSKIIHLVEEAQEQKGKVQTFIEDFGRKYTPWVLISSALLILIPLIFGAGMKPWIFRGVIILVAAAPCALVMSMPVAIAAGIGRAGLKGVLIKGGSHLENLGRIKVFAFDKTGTLTKGRPAVTDIIAFENDEEEILRIASGIEKLSEHPIAGAIIRSAGKQGVKPAQISDFTSVTGLGAKAKINGNIFLSGKILLFDSECYTEKVRKKYKELSEQGKTIVFIGTIHKIYGIIALKDEIREESREVVSKLNQSGVHVVMLTGDNRNTAETVGGKIGIKDIRSDLKPADKISIIKELNKKYGTVAMVGDGINDAPALVQADVGIAMGAAGTDAAIEAADIALLSDDLSKLLYAIGIGRKTRKISRQNIIFAVSVLALLIPSSLAGMLSVAAVVFIHEASELIAVANGLRVGR, from the coding sequence GTGGACGATACTGGAAAAGAAGAAGAATTTAGCGGAAAATGGTTTCTTTATCCTCCGCTCAGAAATGCTCTTGCATCAGGAGCAGTAACAACAATTACATTTATTCTTGCGAGAGCAGGAATAGTACCGTATAATATTTCCATCTATATTTTTGCTTTTGCTATGATTATAGGCGGTTATCACTGGATCAGAGAAGGGATTGAGGAATTATTTCGGGATGGGGAAATATCTATCAATATTTTAATGATTGCTGCAACAGCAGGATCAATAATTCTTAGAATGTGGGATGAAGCAGCTTTCCTTGTTTTCCTCTACGGTGCTGCAGAAGGGCTGGAGGAGTTTACATATGCAAAAACCAGATCATCTATACGAAAGCTGCTTGACCTTGCACCAAGGAAAGCACGAATTAAAAAGGACGGGCAGGAAACTATGATTCCTGCACAGGAGATAAAAGAAGGTGATATCTTTTATGTCAAACCGGGAGAATCTTTGCCTACTGACGGAATTATCTTAAGCGGAAGCACAAGTATTAATGAAGCCGCTGTTACCGGTGAATCCATCCCTGTAGAAAAGGAAAAAGGAATGGAAGTTTTTGCGGCATCTATTAACATGCAGGGTGCAATAAAAGTCAGAGCAACCGCAAGTTTTCAAAATAATATGCTGTCAAAAATAATCCATCTAGTTGAGGAGGCGCAGGAACAAAAAGGCAAAGTACAGACATTTATTGAAGATTTCGGTAGAAAATATACACCTTGGGTGCTTATTTCCTCCGCACTGTTAATTTTAATCCCCTTGATATTCGGGGCTGGTATGAAGCCCTGGATTTTCAGAGGAGTTATTATTCTTGTTGCTGCTGCTCCTTGTGCTCTTGTAATGTCCATGCCGGTTGCGATTGCAGCAGGAATCGGAAGGGCAGGTTTAAAAGGTGTGCTGATAAAAGGCGGAAGCCATCTTGAAAATCTCGGCAGAATAAAGGTTTTTGCTTTTGACAAGACAGGCACCCTTACAAAGGGCAGGCCTGCAGTAACTGATATTATTGCATTCGAAAATGACGAAGAAGAAATTCTTCGGATTGCGTCAGGAATAGAAAAATTGTCTGAACATCCGATAGCAGGAGCTATTATCAGAAGTGCCGGAAAACAGGGAGTCAAGCCTGCACAAATATCTGATTTTACATCTGTTACAGGTCTTGGAGCAAAGGCAAAAATAAACGGTAATATTTTCCTGTCAGGCAAGATACTGCTTTTTGACAGCGAGTGTTATACTGAAAAGGTAAGAAAAAAATATAAAGAGCTAAGCGAGCAGGGAAAAACAATCGTTTTTATCGGAACAATTCATAAAATATACGGCATTATTGCTTTAAAAGATGAAATCAGGGAAGAGAGCAGAGAGGTTGTTTCCAAGTTAAATCAATCAGGTGTTCATGTTGTTATGTTAACCGGAGACAATCGGAATACAGCAGAGACTGTAGGCGGGAAAATAGGTATAAAGGATATAAGATCAGATTTAAAACCTGCTGATAAAATTAGTATAATAAAAGAGCTTAATAAAAAATACGGCACAGTTGCAATGGTGGGAGACGGAATTAATGATGCGCCTGCTTTAGTTCAGGCTGATGTGGGTATTGCAATGGGCGCTGCAGGTACTGATGCTGCAATAGAGGCAGCAGATATTGCACTTTTATCTGATGATCTTTCAAAGCTGCTTTATGCAATTGGTATTGGAAGAAAAACAAGAAAGATAAGCAGGCAGAACATAATATTTGCAGTCAGTGTTCTTGCATTGCTGATACCTTCATCTCTTGCAGGTATGCTTTCTGTGGCTGCTGTTGTGTTTATTCACGAAGCTTCGGAGTTGATTGCTGTAGCAAACGGATTGAGAGTGGGGAGATAA
- a CDS encoding winged helix-turn-helix transcriptional regulator: MKEDLSDLCKTSIINIELVKSVRKRLPENEYINNLAETFKVLSDPTRLKIVLALLTKERLCVCDLAAISGITVSGISHQLRLLKSMKLVSYIKEGKMVYYSLDDSHVVNILSEAVNHIKE; the protein is encoded by the coding sequence ATGAAAGAAGATTTATCGGACCTGTGCAAGACTTCAATAATCAATATTGAACTGGTCAAAAGTGTCAGGAAGAGACTGCCTGAAAATGAATATATTAATAATCTTGCTGAGACATTTAAAGTTTTAAGTGATCCTACAAGATTAAAAATAGTTCTTGCGCTTTTGACAAAAGAAAGACTTTGCGTATGTGACCTTGCAGCTATTTCTGGTATTACAGTATCAGGTATATCTCACCAGTTGAGATTATTAAAAAGTATGAAACTGGTGTCTTATATCAAAGAAGGCAAAATGGTTTACTATTCACTTGACGACAGTCATGTTGTAAATATTTTAAGTGAAGCTGTGAACCATATAAAGGAATAA
- a CDS encoding winged helix-turn-helix transcriptional regulator — MENLTKTFKALSDPNRIRILKLLEVQPLCVCEITWILGLAASTVSKHLSILKEAGFIFDHKDNKWVNYYLNDTNRGKYVSEIMPLIKKWLSDNKIIERDRNKMEFADRTKICIP; from the coding sequence TTGGAAAATCTTACAAAAACTTTTAAAGCTTTAAGCGATCCAAACAGAATCCGAATCCTGAAACTTCTTGAGGTTCAACCCCTGTGTGTATGTGAAATTACATGGATTCTGGGGTTGGCTGCATCAACAGTATCAAAACACCTCTCCATTCTTAAAGAAGCCGGTTTTATCTTTGATCACAAGGACAACAAATGGGTCAATTACTATCTTAATGATACAAACCGCGGTAAATATGTCAGTGAAATTATGCCTCTTATAAAAAAGTGGCTTTCAGATAACAAAATTATTGAGAGGGACAGAAATAAAATGGAATTTGCAGACCGAACTAAGATATGTATACCATAA